The following are encoded together in the Thermomonas brevis genome:
- a CDS encoding lysophospholipid acyltransferase family protein translates to MPRNRPVEWLARSVLRLGGWRMVGAFPDIPKAVLIAAPHSSNWDGVWGIAAKLAMGVRLSILGKHSLFRIPLLGPLLRWQGVIAVDRAASHGIVGQAVEALRGAERMWYAIAPEGTRKWVEQWKPGFWRIAHGAGVPVIPAYFDYPSRTIGIGPAFETTGDMAADIARIQRWYAPFKGRRHDVVQPPADSPQSAGN, encoded by the coding sequence ATGCCGCGCAACCGCCCGGTGGAATGGCTGGCCCGCAGCGTGCTGCGGCTGGGCGGCTGGCGCATGGTCGGCGCGTTTCCGGACATCCCCAAGGCGGTGCTGATCGCCGCGCCGCATTCCTCCAACTGGGACGGCGTGTGGGGCATCGCCGCCAAGCTGGCGATGGGCGTGCGGCTGTCGATCCTGGGCAAGCACAGCCTGTTCCGCATCCCGCTGCTGGGCCCGCTGCTGCGCTGGCAGGGCGTGATCGCGGTGGACCGCGCGGCGTCGCACGGCATCGTCGGGCAGGCGGTCGAGGCGCTGCGCGGGGCCGAGCGCATGTGGTACGCGATCGCGCCGGAAGGCACCCGCAAATGGGTGGAGCAGTGGAAGCCGGGGTTCTGGCGGATCGCGCACGGCGCGGGGGTGCCGGTGATCCCGGCCTACTTCGACTACCCCAGTCGCACGATCGGCATCGGCCCGGCGTTCGAGACCACCGGCGACATGGCCGCCGACATCGCCCGCATCCAGCGCTGGTACGCGCCGTTCAAGGGGCGCCGGCACGACGTGGTGCAGCCGCCGGCCGACTCGCCGCAAAGCGCCGGTAACTGA
- a CDS encoding cation diffusion facilitator family transporter yields the protein MGAGHHHSHGHAHSHDGGAGHSHVPAEIKHERPLWIAFALTLCVLLVEVAGALLSNSLALLSDAAHMLTDVAALGISLFAVRMSRRPADARRSYGYARMEAIGALVNGGLLFLAAGYILWEAVQRFRAPQAVASEAMLAVAVLGLVANLASMRLLAAGAGESLNVKGAYLEVWSDMLGSLGVIAGALLIRFTGWTVVDPIIAVLLGLWVLPRTWLLLRQAAHVLMQGVPAGIDMDDVRDAMAAVAGVAAVHDLHVWALGSREPILTAHVLLAEDTSDADGVRIAVAELLHARFGIDHATLQMEARHCGGGALHD from the coding sequence ATGGGCGCAGGACATCATCATTCCCACGGGCATGCGCACTCGCACGATGGCGGCGCCGGCCACAGCCACGTGCCCGCCGAGATCAAGCACGAGAGACCGCTGTGGATCGCGTTCGCGCTGACCCTGTGCGTGCTGCTGGTGGAAGTGGCCGGCGCGCTGCTGAGCAACAGCCTGGCGCTGCTGTCCGACGCCGCGCACATGCTCACCGACGTGGCCGCGCTGGGCATCTCGCTGTTCGCGGTGCGGATGAGCCGGCGGCCGGCGGACGCGCGCCGCAGCTACGGCTACGCGCGCATGGAAGCCATCGGCGCGCTGGTCAACGGTGGCCTGCTGTTCCTCGCGGCCGGCTACATCCTGTGGGAGGCGGTGCAGCGTTTCCGCGCGCCGCAGGCGGTGGCGTCGGAGGCGATGCTGGCCGTGGCGGTGCTGGGGCTGGTCGCCAACCTGGCGTCGATGCGGCTGCTGGCGGCGGGCGCGGGCGAGAGCCTCAACGTGAAGGGCGCCTACCTCGAAGTGTGGAGCGACATGCTCGGCTCGCTGGGCGTGATCGCCGGCGCGCTGCTGATCCGCTTCACCGGCTGGACCGTGGTCGATCCGATCATCGCGGTGCTGCTGGGCCTGTGGGTGCTGCCGCGCACCTGGCTGCTGCTGCGGCAGGCCGCGCACGTGCTGATGCAGGGCGTGCCGGCCGGCATCGACATGGACGACGTGCGCGACGCGATGGCCGCGGTGGCCGGCGTGGCCGCCGTGCACGACCTGCACGTGTGGGCGCTGGGCTCGCGCGAGCCGATCCTGACCGCGCACGTCCTGCTGGCGGAGGACACGAGCGACGCCGACGGCGTGCGCATCGCGGTGGCCGAACTGCTGCATGCGCGCTTCGGCATCGACCACGCGACCTTGCAGATGGAGGCGCGCCACTGCGGCGGCGGCGCCCTGCATGACTGA
- a CDS encoding DUF2059 domain-containing protein has protein sequence MRRIGLSLALLFAFAPAIAAEPPAQAAAAQAAAESASAADVDRLLQAMDMKAMMAGMMQQMGAAQEKMLADAFGNDLTEDKRKQMQEAMAASNAIIQKHLSWDALEPIVRKVYAQVFSKREVQAMTAFYASPEGASILKKAPQAMALTMQEIQPVMLSAMQEVKTAIEQQAAGAK, from the coding sequence ATGCGCCGGATCGGCCTGTCGCTCGCCCTGCTGTTCGCCTTCGCTCCGGCCATCGCCGCGGAACCGCCCGCCCAAGCCGCCGCCGCCCAAGCTGCCGCCGAGTCCGCCAGCGCCGCCGACGTGGACCGCCTGCTGCAGGCGATGGACATGAAGGCGATGATGGCCGGGATGATGCAGCAGATGGGCGCCGCCCAGGAAAAGATGCTGGCCGACGCGTTCGGCAACGACCTCACCGAGGACAAGCGCAAGCAGATGCAGGAGGCGATGGCCGCCAGCAACGCCATCATTCAGAAGCATCTGTCGTGGGACGCGCTGGAGCCCATCGTCCGCAAGGTCTACGCGCAGGTCTTCAGCAAGCGCGAAGTGCAGGCGATGACCGCGTTCTACGCCAGCCCCGAGGGCGCCTCGATCCTGAAGAAGGCGCCGCAGGCGATGGCGCTGACCATGCAGGAAATCCAGCCGGTGATGCTGTCGGCGATGCAGGAAGTGAAGACCGCCATCGAGCAGCAGGCCGCCGGCGCGAAGTGA
- a CDS encoding pseudouridine synthase has product MTDGALPVLYADEALAVVCKPAGLMVHDSALARGETDFAADRLREQFGKPIFLVHRLDRATSGCLLLAFDRETASALGKTLMSHEVEKDYWAVCRGWPAEREFVVDHPLDGGPGKPQKKDAVTAFGLLATCELALPSSGFDTSRYALLRASPRTGRFRQIRRHLKHLSHHLIGDTSHGDGRHNRNFRMLGIHRMLLHARRLAFAHPHGGARVEAIAPTDAEFGKALALFDAPAP; this is encoded by the coding sequence ATGACTGACGGCGCGCTGCCGGTGCTGTACGCCGACGAAGCGCTGGCCGTGGTCTGCAAGCCGGCCGGCCTGATGGTCCACGACAGCGCGCTGGCGCGCGGCGAGACCGACTTCGCCGCCGACCGCCTGCGCGAGCAGTTCGGCAAGCCCATCTTCCTGGTGCATCGGCTGGACCGCGCCACCAGCGGCTGCCTGCTGCTGGCGTTCGACCGCGAAACGGCTTCGGCGCTCGGCAAGACCCTGATGTCGCACGAGGTCGAGAAAGACTACTGGGCGGTCTGCCGCGGCTGGCCGGCGGAGCGCGAATTCGTCGTCGATCATCCGCTGGACGGCGGCCCCGGCAAGCCGCAGAAGAAGGACGCGGTCACCGCGTTCGGGCTGCTGGCGACCTGCGAGCTGGCGCTGCCGTCCTCCGGCTTCGACACCTCGCGCTACGCGCTGCTGCGCGCCTCGCCGCGCACCGGCCGGTTCCGCCAGATCCGCCGACACCTCAAGCACCTGTCGCACCACCTGATCGGCGACACCAGCCACGGCGACGGCCGCCACAACCGCAATTTCCGCATGCTCGGCATCCACCGCATGCTGCTGCATGCGCGCCGGCTGGCGTTCGCGCATCCGCACGGCGGCGCGCGCGTCGAGGCGATCGCGCCGACGGATGCGGAGTTCGGCAAGGCGCTGGCGCTGTTCGACGCGCCAGCGCCGTAG
- the arfB gene encoding alternative ribosome rescue aminoacyl-tRNA hydrolase ArfB, with amino-acid sequence MRIGPLSIDDDELVERFVRASGPGGQNVNKVATAVELRFDVAGSPSLPEPVRARLLAKRDRRMTADGVLVLSAQRFRTQERNREDARARLAAFVESGLHAPKPRIATKPSRGAKERRLGEKRGRASIKQGRSGRGWD; translated from the coding sequence ATGCGAATCGGCCCTCTTTCCATCGACGACGACGAACTGGTCGAGCGCTTCGTGCGCGCCTCCGGGCCGGGCGGGCAGAACGTCAACAAGGTGGCGACCGCGGTCGAGCTGCGCTTCGACGTGGCGGGCTCGCCCTCGCTGCCGGAGCCGGTGCGCGCGCGGCTGCTGGCGAAGCGCGACCGGCGCATGACCGCCGACGGCGTGCTGGTGCTGTCCGCGCAGCGCTTCCGCACCCAGGAGCGCAACCGCGAGGATGCGCGGGCGCGGCTGGCCGCGTTCGTCGAAAGCGGGCTGCATGCGCCGAAGCCGCGTATCGCCACCAAGCCGTCGCGTGGGGCGAAGGAGCGCCGCTTGGGCGAAAAGCGCGGACGTGCGAGCATCAAGCAGGGGCGCAGCGGACGGGGTTGGGATTGA
- a CDS encoding HEAT repeat domain-containing protein: MAIPMNADGQVAVAFWVGICVTAMSLALLAVVLVLRQLAQRRERNHLRATAFWKQLLGEAMRAPPAQAPALPWRDMTGFMDAWNELHDAPGGADNAGMRAVAERIGLAPKLERMLDRGSFHDRVMAIIAIGHLRSASSFDRLTELVGDASPIISISAARAMMRIDAARAVQKVVPQIEARHDWVDGGIAQMLHEAGPDAIRAELGAAVLRANDDVAPRLVRFLAGISREAATPVIGRILAEPHDEHLVSTCLQVMSELADLDKVRPLLTHPRWHVRMHAAAAIGRLGGADDAAALEPLLADPQWWVRYRTAQALEHLFRGDAARLERLRDAQEDRYARDIVTQVMAERALGETR; the protein is encoded by the coding sequence ATGGCGATTCCGATGAACGCCGACGGCCAGGTCGCGGTGGCGTTCTGGGTCGGCATCTGCGTGACCGCGATGTCGCTGGCGCTGCTGGCGGTGGTGCTGGTGCTGCGCCAGCTCGCGCAGCGCCGCGAGCGCAACCACCTGCGCGCCACCGCGTTCTGGAAGCAGCTGCTGGGCGAGGCCATGCGCGCGCCGCCGGCGCAGGCGCCCGCGCTGCCGTGGCGCGACATGACCGGTTTCATGGACGCCTGGAACGAGCTGCACGACGCGCCCGGCGGCGCCGACAACGCCGGCATGCGCGCCGTCGCCGAACGGATCGGGCTGGCGCCGAAGCTGGAGCGGATGCTCGATCGCGGCAGCTTCCACGACCGGGTGATGGCGATCATCGCGATCGGCCATCTGCGCAGCGCGAGCAGCTTCGACCGGCTGACGGAGCTGGTCGGCGACGCCAGCCCGATCATCTCGATCAGCGCCGCCCGCGCGATGATGCGGATCGACGCCGCGCGCGCGGTGCAGAAAGTGGTGCCGCAGATCGAGGCGCGTCACGACTGGGTGGACGGCGGCATCGCGCAGATGCTGCACGAGGCCGGCCCGGACGCGATCCGCGCCGAGCTGGGCGCGGCGGTGCTGCGCGCCAACGACGACGTGGCGCCGCGACTGGTGCGCTTCCTTGCCGGGATCAGCCGGGAGGCGGCGACGCCGGTGATCGGCAGGATCCTCGCCGAGCCGCACGACGAGCACCTGGTGTCGACCTGCCTGCAGGTGATGAGCGAACTGGCCGATCTGGACAAGGTGCGCCCGCTGCTCACCCACCCGCGCTGGCACGTGCGCATGCACGCGGCGGCGGCCATCGGCCGGCTGGGCGGCGCGGACGACGCGGCGGCGCTGGAGCCGCTGCTGGCCGATCCGCAGTGGTGGGTGCGCTACCGCACCGCGCAGGCGCTGGAGCATCTGTTCCGGGGCGACGCCGCCCGGCTGGAGCGGCTGCGCGACGCGCAGGAAGACCGTTACGCGCGCGACATCGTCACCCAGGTGATGGCCGAGCGCGCGCTGGGAGAGACGCGATGA
- a CDS encoding glycosyltransferase family 2 protein produces the protein MSIPPEVATFLLWLQWGFLAYFICINVVYLGLNFISMFAILRYVREHGAGFRIKNFADYQPPVSIVVPAHNEERTIIATVRSLLRLGYPTFEVVVVNDGSTDRTLQAVVDEFGLVEFPEAYRSRLPTQPVERIFASPNNGRVRVVDKRNGGKADALNAGINTARYPLFCVVDADCILQQDSLARVVQPFLEDSSMIAAGGVIRIVNGCKVKDGLLSEVDLPDRALPLVQTMEYLRAFLFGRLGWSPLNALLIISGAFGVFYKERVIAAGGYKSDLVGEDMEMVVRLHDRMRAEKRRYRIAFVPDPICWTEVPSDLRSLYSQRVRWQQGLAESLFGNWRLMFRRNGGAVGWVAYPFMLLFECIGPVIEVLGYAAVIVLGLCGMVSAEAFVAFLFASVGLGVLLSVNALMLEEISFHLYPRPGQQLKLFLVAVLENFGYRQMMSLFRVIGLLRWMGRLRSRAKWGHMRRSADWHDEPGQAIAPQGPAGSPAAS, from the coding sequence ATGAGCATTCCGCCGGAAGTGGCGACGTTCCTGCTGTGGCTGCAGTGGGGCTTCCTCGCCTATTTCATCTGCATCAACGTCGTCTACCTGGGGCTGAACTTCATCTCCATGTTCGCGATCCTGCGCTACGTGCGCGAGCACGGCGCCGGCTTCCGGATCAAGAACTTCGCCGACTACCAGCCGCCGGTCAGCATCGTGGTGCCGGCGCACAACGAGGAGCGCACCATCATCGCCACGGTGCGCTCGCTGCTGCGGCTGGGCTATCCGACCTTCGAGGTGGTGGTGGTCAACGACGGCTCGACCGACCGCACCTTGCAGGCGGTGGTCGACGAGTTCGGGCTGGTGGAATTCCCGGAGGCCTACCGCAGCCGCCTTCCCACCCAGCCGGTGGAGCGGATCTTCGCCTCGCCCAACAACGGCCGGGTGCGGGTGGTGGACAAGCGCAACGGCGGCAAGGCCGACGCGCTGAACGCCGGCATCAACACCGCGCGCTATCCGCTGTTCTGCGTGGTCGACGCCGACTGCATCCTGCAGCAGGACAGCCTGGCGCGGGTGGTGCAGCCGTTTCTGGAGGACTCCAGCATGATCGCCGCCGGCGGCGTGATCCGCATCGTCAACGGCTGCAAGGTCAAGGACGGCCTGCTGTCCGAGGTGGACCTGCCGGACCGCGCGCTGCCGCTGGTGCAGACCATGGAATACCTGCGCGCGTTCCTGTTCGGCCGGCTCGGCTGGTCGCCGCTCAACGCGCTGCTGATCATCTCCGGCGCGTTCGGCGTGTTCTACAAGGAGCGGGTGATCGCCGCCGGCGGCTACAAGAGCGATCTGGTGGGCGAGGACATGGAGATGGTGGTGCGCCTGCACGACCGCATGCGCGCGGAGAAGCGCCGCTACCGGATCGCCTTCGTCCCCGATCCGATCTGCTGGACCGAAGTCCCCTCCGACCTGCGCTCGCTCTACAGCCAGCGCGTGCGCTGGCAGCAGGGGCTGGCCGAGAGCCTGTTCGGCAACTGGCGGCTGATGTTCCGCCGCAACGGCGGCGCGGTGGGCTGGGTGGCGTATCCGTTCATGCTGCTGTTCGAATGCATCGGCCCGGTGATCGAGGTGCTGGGCTACGCCGCGGTGATCGTGCTGGGCCTGTGCGGGATGGTGTCGGCGGAGGCGTTCGTCGCCTTCCTGTTCGCCTCGGTGGGCCTGGGCGTCCTGCTGTCGGTCAACGCGCTGATGCTGGAGGAAATCTCCTTCCACCTGTACCCGCGCCCAGGCCAGCAGCTCAAGCTGTTCCTGGTGGCGGTCCTGGAGAACTTCGGCTACCGCCAGATGATGTCGCTGTTCCGGGTGATCGGCCTGCTGCGCTGGATGGGCAGGCTGCGCAGCCGCGCGAAGTGGGGCCACATGCGCCGCAGCGCCGACTGGCACGACGAACCCGGACAGGCGATCGCGCCGCAGGGTCCGGCCGGCAGCCCGG